The Ochotona princeps isolate mOchPri1 chromosome 1, mOchPri1.hap1, whole genome shotgun sequence genome has a segment encoding these proteins:
- the EHMT2 gene encoding histone-lysine N-methyltransferase EHMT2 isoform X4, whose product MAAAAGAAAAAAAEGEAPADMGALLLEKEPRGAAERVHSALGDAPRSEETLPKTTPESLEPSGPSSPASVTVTVGDEGADTPIGATPFIGEEPENLEGDGDLAGSRMLLGHATKSFPSSPSKGGACPSRAKMSMTGAGKSPPSVQSLAMRLLSMPGAQGTAAAGPEPPPATTSPEAQPKVHRARKTMSKPGNGQPPVPEKRPPEVQHFRMSDDVHSLGKVTSEVAKRRKLNTGGGLAEELGSTRGSGEVTLEKGDHRSLEEWETVVGDDFSLYYDSYSVDERVDSDSKSEVEALAEQLSEEEEEEEEEEEEEEEEEEEEEEEDEESGNQSDRSGSSGRRKAKKKWRKDSPWVKPTRKRRKREPPRAKEPRGVNGVGSSGPSEYMEVPLGSLELPSEGTLSPNHAGVSNDTSSLETERGFEELPLCSCRMEAPKIDRISERAGHKCMATESVDGELSGCNAAILKRETMRPSSRVALMVLCETHRARMVKHHCCPGCGYFCTAGTFLECHPDFRVAHRFHKACVSQLNGMVFCPHCGEDASEAQEVTIPRGDGVTSPAGTAAPLPPTLAQDAPGRADTSQPSARMRGHGEPRRPPCDPLADTIDSSGPSLTLPSGGCLSAVGLPPGPGREALEKALVIQESERRKKLRFHPRQLYLSVKQGELQKVILMLLDNLDPNFQSDQQSKRTPLHAAAQKGSVEICHVLLQAGANINAVDKQQRTPLMEAVVHNHLDVARYMVQRGGCVYSKEEDGSTCLHHAAKIGNLEMVSLLLSTGQVDVNAQDSGGWTPIIWAAEHKHIEVIRMLLTRGADVTLTDNEENICLHWASFTGSAAIAEVLLNARCDLHAVNYHGDTPLHIAARESYHDCVLLFLSRGANPELRNKEGDTAWDLTPERSDVWFALQLNRKLRLGVGNRAIRTEKIICRDVARGYENVPIPCVNGVDGEPCPEDYKYISENCETSTMNIDRNITHLQHCTCVDDCSSSNCLCGQLSIRCWYDKDGRLLQEFNKIEPPLIFECNQACSCWRNCKNRVVQSGIKVRLQLYRTAKMGWGVRALQTIPQGTFICEYVGELISDAEADVREDDSYLFDLDNKDGEVYCIDARYYGNISRFINHLCDPNIIPVRVFMLHQDLRFPRIAFFSSRDIRTGEELGFDYGDRFWDIKSKYFTCQCGSEKCKHSAEAIALEQSRLARMDPHPELLPELGSLPPVST is encoded by the exons atggcggcggcggcgggagctGCAGCGGCGGCGGCCGCCGAG GGGGAGGCCCCCGCCGACATGGGGGCGCTTCTGCTGGAGAAGGAGCCCCGAGGAGCCGCGGAGAGAG TTCACAGCGCCCTGGGGGATGCTCCCCGGAGCGAGGAGACCCTACCCAAGACCACCCCTGAGTCCCTGGAGCCTTCTGGTCCCTCCTCCCCGGCCTCTGTCACTGTCACCGTGGGCGATGAGGGGGCCGACACCCCGATCGGGGCCACGCCGTTCATTGGAGAGGAACCCGAGAATCTGGAGGGAGATGGAGACCTGGCAGGGAGCCGCATGCTGCTGG gccatgccaccaagtCCTTCCCCTCGTCCCCCAGCAAGGGGGGTGCCTGCCCCAGCCGTGCCAAGATGTCAATGACAGGGGCTGGGAAGTCACCTCCTTCTGTCCAGAGCTTGGCCATGAGGCTGCTGAGTATGCCTGGGGCCCAGGGAACCGCAGCAGCAGGGCCTGAGCCCCCTCCAGCCACCACCAGTCCAGAGGCGCAGCCTAAGGTCCACCGAGCCCGGAAAACCATGTCCAAGCCGGGAAATGGACAG CCCCCGGTACCTGAGAAGCGGCCTCCTGAAGTGCAGCATTTCCGCATGAGCGACGATGTCCACTCGCTGGGGAAGGTGACCTCCG AAGTGGCCAAAAGGAGGAAGCTGAACACGGGAGGTGGCCTg GCAGAGGAGTTGGGTTCTACTCGGGGTTCAGGAGAGGTGACCCTGGAGAAGGGGGACCACAGGTCCCTGGAGGagtgggagacagtggtgggcGACGACTTCAGTCTCTACTATGACTCCTACTCTGTGGATGAGCGCGTGGACTCGGACAGCAAG TCTGAAGTTGAAGCTCTGGCAGAACAACTgagtgaagaggaggaagaagaggaagaggaagaagaggaggaagaggaggaggaggaagaagaagaggaggaagatgaggaatCGGGCAACCAGTCAGATAGG AGTGGCTCCAGTGGGCGACGCAAAGCCAAGAAGAAGTGGCGGAAGGACAGCCCCTGGGTGAAGCCGACTCGGAAACGCCGAAAGCGCGAGCCACCGCGGGCTAAGGAGCCACGAG gAGTGAATGGTGTGGGCTCCTCAGGCCCCAGTGAGTACATGGAGGTCCCTCTGGGGTCCCTGGAGCTGCCCAGCGAGGGGACCCTCTCCCCCAACCACGCTG GGGTGTCCAATGACACGTCTTCACTGGAGACAGAACGAGGCTTTGAGGAGCTGCCCCTGTGTAGTTGCCGCATGGAGGCCCCCAAGATTGACCGCATCAGCGAGAGAGCAGGTCACAAGTGCATGGCCACTGAAAGCGTGGATGGAGAG CTATCGGGATGCAATGCTGCCATCCTCAAGCGGGAGACCATGAGGCCATCAAGCCGTGTGGCGCTCATGGTGCTCTGTGAGACCCACCGCGCCCGCATGGTCAAGCACCACTGCTGCCCGGGCTGTGGCTACTTCTGCACTGCG GGCACCTTCCTGGAGTGCCATCCTGACTTCCGTGTGGCCCACCGCTTCCACAAAGCCTGTGTGTCCCAGCTGAATGGCATGGTCTTCTGTCCCCACTGTGGGGAGGATGCCTCTGAAGCCCAGGAGGTGACCATCCCCCGAGGCGATGGTGTTACATCCCCAGCTGGCACTGCAGCccctctgcccccaaccctggcccaGGATGCCCCTGGGAGAGCAGACACTTCCCAGCCCAG CGCCCGAATGCGTGGGCACGGGGAGCCACGACGTCCACCCTGTGACCCCCTGGCTGACACCATCGACAGTTCTGGGCCCTCTTTGACCCTGCCCAGTGGGGGCTGCCTGTCAGCTGTGGGGCTGCCACCAGGGCCAGGCCGAGAGGCCCTGGAAAAGGCTCTGGTCATCCAGGAGTCAGAGAG GAGGAAGAAGCTCCGGTTCCACCCCCGGCAGCTGTACCTGTCAGTGAAGCAGGGGGAGCTGCAGAAAGTGATCCTCATGCTGT TGGACAACCTGGACCCCAACTTCCAGAGTGACCAGCAGAGCAAGCGCACACCCCTGCACGCGGCCGCCCAGAAGGGCTCTGTGGAGATCTGCCATGTGCTGCTGCAG GCTGGAGCTAACATCAATGCAGTGGACAAGCAGCAGCGGACGCCCCTGATGGAGGCTGTGGTGCACAACCACCTGGACGTGGCCCGCTACATGGTGCAGCGCGGCGGCTGCGTGTACAGCAAG GAAGAGGATGGCTCCACCTGCCTCCACCATGCAGCCAAGATTGGGAACCTGGAGATGGTCAGCCTGTTGCTCAGCACGGGACAAGTGGATGTCAATGCCCAG GACAGCGGCGGGTGGACGCCCATCATCTGGGCCGCAGAACACAAACACATTGAAGTGATCCGCATGCTGCTGACACGGGGTGCTGACGTCACACTTACTGACAAT GAGGAGAATATCTGTCTGCATTGGGCCTCCTTCACTGGCAGCGCTGCCATTGCCGAGGTCCTCCTGAATGCCCGCTGCGACCTGCATGCCGTCAACTACCATGGGGACACGCCGCTGCACATCGCGGCCCGGGAGAGCTACCACGACTGCGTGCT GTTGTTCCTTTCACGTGGGGCCAACCCTGAGCTACGTAATAAGGAGGGGGACACAGCATGGGACCTGACCCCTGAACGCTCCGACGTGTGGTTTGCACTCCAGCTCAACCGCAAGCTCCGGCTCGGGGTGGGGAACCGCGCCATCCGCACTGAGAAGATTATCTGCCG GGATGTGGCTCGAGGCTATGAGAACGTGCCCATTCCCTGCGTCAACGGAGTGGATGGGGAACCCTGCCCCGAGGATTACAAGTACATCTCGGAGAACTGCGAGACCTCCACCATGAACATTGACCGCAACATCACCCACCTGCAG CATTGCACGTGTGTGGACGACTGCTCCAGCTCCAACTGCCTGTGCGGCCAGCTCAGCATCCGATGCTGGTATGACAAG GATGGGCGGCTGCTCCAGGAATTTAACAAGATCGAGCCCCCTCTGATTTTCGAGTGTAACCAGGCATGCTCCTGCTGGAGAAACTGCAAGAACCGGGTGGTGCAGAGCGGCATCAA GGTGCGCCTGCAGCTCTACCGAACAGCCAAGATGGGCTGGGGGGTCCGCGCCCTGCAGACCATCCCCCAGGGGACCTTCATCTGCGA GTATGTTGGGGAGCTTATCTCTGATGCTGAGGCCGACGTCCGGGAGGATGATTCTTACCTCTTCGACTTAGACAATAAG GACGGAGAGGTCTACTGCATTGATGCCCGTTACTATGGCAACATCAGCCGCTTCATCAACCACCTGTGTGACCCCAACATCATCCCTGTCCGCGTTTTTATGCTGCACCAAGATCTGCGGTTTCCACGCATCGCCTTCTTCAGTTCGCGCGACATCCGGACTGGAGAGGAACTAGG ATTTGACTACGGTGACCGCTTCTGGGACATCAAAAGCAAATATTTCACGTGCCAGTGTGGCTCTGAGAAGTGCAAGCACTCAGCTGAGGCCATCGCCCTGGAGCAGAGCCGCCTGGCCCGAATGGATCCTCACCCCGAGCTGCTGCCCGAGCTCGGCTCCCTGCCCCCCGTCAGCACCTGA
- the EHMT2 gene encoding histone-lysine N-methyltransferase EHMT2 isoform X6: MAAAAGAAAAAAAEGEAPADMGALLLEKEPRGAAERVHSALGDAPRSEETLPKTTPESLEPSGPSSPASVTVTVGDEGADTPIGATPFIGEEPENLEGDGDLAGSRMLLGHATKSFPSSPSKGGACPSRAKMSMTGAGKSPPSVQSLAMRLLSMPGAQGTAAAGPEPPPATTSPEAQPKVHRARKTMSKPGNGQPPVPEKRPPEVQHFRMSDDVHSLGKVTSEVAKRRKLNTGGGLAEELGSTRGSGEVTLEKGDHRSLEEWETVVGDDFSLYYDSYSVDERVDSDSKSEVEALAEQLSEEEEEEEEEEEEEEEEEEEEEEEDEESGNQSDRSGSSGRRKAKKKWRKDSPWVKPTRKRRKREPPRAKEPRGVSNDTSSLETERGFEELPLCSCRMEAPKIDRISERAGHKCMATESVDGELSGCNAAILKRETMRPSSRVALMVLCETHRARMVKHHCCPGCGYFCTAGTFLECHPDFRVAHRFHKACVSQLNGMVFCPHCGEDASEAQEVTIPRGDGVTSPAGTAAPLPPTLAQDAPGRADTSQPSARMRGHGEPRRPPCDPLADTIDSSGPSLTLPSGGCLSAVGLPPGPGREALEKALVIQESERRKKLRFHPRQLYLSVKQGELQKVILMLLDNLDPNFQSDQQSKRTPLHAAAQKGSVEICHVLLQAGANINAVDKQQRTPLMEAVVHNHLDVARYMVQRGGCVYSKEEDGSTCLHHAAKIGNLEMVSLLLSTGQVDVNAQDSGGWTPIIWAAEHKHIEVIRMLLTRGADVTLTDNEENICLHWASFTGSAAIAEVLLNARCDLHAVNYHGDTPLHIAARESYHDCVLLFLSRGANPELRNKEGDTAWDLTPERSDVWFALQLNRKLRLGVGNRAIRTEKIICRDVARGYENVPIPCVNGVDGEPCPEDYKYISENCETSTMNIDRNITHLQHCTCVDDCSSSNCLCGQLSIRCWYDKDGRLLQEFNKIEPPLIFECNQACSCWRNCKNRVVQSGIKVRLQLYRTAKMGWGVRALQTIPQGTFICEYVGELISDAEADVREDDSYLFDLDNKDGEVYCIDARYYGNISRFINHLCDPNIIPVRVFMLHQDLRFPRIAFFSSRDIRTGEELGFDYGDRFWDIKSKYFTCQCGSEKCKHSAEAIALEQSRLARMDPHPELLPELGSLPPVST; this comes from the exons atggcggcggcggcgggagctGCAGCGGCGGCGGCCGCCGAG GGGGAGGCCCCCGCCGACATGGGGGCGCTTCTGCTGGAGAAGGAGCCCCGAGGAGCCGCGGAGAGAG TTCACAGCGCCCTGGGGGATGCTCCCCGGAGCGAGGAGACCCTACCCAAGACCACCCCTGAGTCCCTGGAGCCTTCTGGTCCCTCCTCCCCGGCCTCTGTCACTGTCACCGTGGGCGATGAGGGGGCCGACACCCCGATCGGGGCCACGCCGTTCATTGGAGAGGAACCCGAGAATCTGGAGGGAGATGGAGACCTGGCAGGGAGCCGCATGCTGCTGG gccatgccaccaagtCCTTCCCCTCGTCCCCCAGCAAGGGGGGTGCCTGCCCCAGCCGTGCCAAGATGTCAATGACAGGGGCTGGGAAGTCACCTCCTTCTGTCCAGAGCTTGGCCATGAGGCTGCTGAGTATGCCTGGGGCCCAGGGAACCGCAGCAGCAGGGCCTGAGCCCCCTCCAGCCACCACCAGTCCAGAGGCGCAGCCTAAGGTCCACCGAGCCCGGAAAACCATGTCCAAGCCGGGAAATGGACAG CCCCCGGTACCTGAGAAGCGGCCTCCTGAAGTGCAGCATTTCCGCATGAGCGACGATGTCCACTCGCTGGGGAAGGTGACCTCCG AAGTGGCCAAAAGGAGGAAGCTGAACACGGGAGGTGGCCTg GCAGAGGAGTTGGGTTCTACTCGGGGTTCAGGAGAGGTGACCCTGGAGAAGGGGGACCACAGGTCCCTGGAGGagtgggagacagtggtgggcGACGACTTCAGTCTCTACTATGACTCCTACTCTGTGGATGAGCGCGTGGACTCGGACAGCAAG TCTGAAGTTGAAGCTCTGGCAGAACAACTgagtgaagaggaggaagaagaggaagaggaagaagaggaggaagaggaggaggaggaagaagaagaggaggaagatgaggaatCGGGCAACCAGTCAGATAGG AGTGGCTCCAGTGGGCGACGCAAAGCCAAGAAGAAGTGGCGGAAGGACAGCCCCTGGGTGAAGCCGACTCGGAAACGCCGAAAGCGCGAGCCACCGCGGGCTAAGGAGCCACGAG GGGTGTCCAATGACACGTCTTCACTGGAGACAGAACGAGGCTTTGAGGAGCTGCCCCTGTGTAGTTGCCGCATGGAGGCCCCCAAGATTGACCGCATCAGCGAGAGAGCAGGTCACAAGTGCATGGCCACTGAAAGCGTGGATGGAGAG CTATCGGGATGCAATGCTGCCATCCTCAAGCGGGAGACCATGAGGCCATCAAGCCGTGTGGCGCTCATGGTGCTCTGTGAGACCCACCGCGCCCGCATGGTCAAGCACCACTGCTGCCCGGGCTGTGGCTACTTCTGCACTGCG GGCACCTTCCTGGAGTGCCATCCTGACTTCCGTGTGGCCCACCGCTTCCACAAAGCCTGTGTGTCCCAGCTGAATGGCATGGTCTTCTGTCCCCACTGTGGGGAGGATGCCTCTGAAGCCCAGGAGGTGACCATCCCCCGAGGCGATGGTGTTACATCCCCAGCTGGCACTGCAGCccctctgcccccaaccctggcccaGGATGCCCCTGGGAGAGCAGACACTTCCCAGCCCAG CGCCCGAATGCGTGGGCACGGGGAGCCACGACGTCCACCCTGTGACCCCCTGGCTGACACCATCGACAGTTCTGGGCCCTCTTTGACCCTGCCCAGTGGGGGCTGCCTGTCAGCTGTGGGGCTGCCACCAGGGCCAGGCCGAGAGGCCCTGGAAAAGGCTCTGGTCATCCAGGAGTCAGAGAG GAGGAAGAAGCTCCGGTTCCACCCCCGGCAGCTGTACCTGTCAGTGAAGCAGGGGGAGCTGCAGAAAGTGATCCTCATGCTGT TGGACAACCTGGACCCCAACTTCCAGAGTGACCAGCAGAGCAAGCGCACACCCCTGCACGCGGCCGCCCAGAAGGGCTCTGTGGAGATCTGCCATGTGCTGCTGCAG GCTGGAGCTAACATCAATGCAGTGGACAAGCAGCAGCGGACGCCCCTGATGGAGGCTGTGGTGCACAACCACCTGGACGTGGCCCGCTACATGGTGCAGCGCGGCGGCTGCGTGTACAGCAAG GAAGAGGATGGCTCCACCTGCCTCCACCATGCAGCCAAGATTGGGAACCTGGAGATGGTCAGCCTGTTGCTCAGCACGGGACAAGTGGATGTCAATGCCCAG GACAGCGGCGGGTGGACGCCCATCATCTGGGCCGCAGAACACAAACACATTGAAGTGATCCGCATGCTGCTGACACGGGGTGCTGACGTCACACTTACTGACAAT GAGGAGAATATCTGTCTGCATTGGGCCTCCTTCACTGGCAGCGCTGCCATTGCCGAGGTCCTCCTGAATGCCCGCTGCGACCTGCATGCCGTCAACTACCATGGGGACACGCCGCTGCACATCGCGGCCCGGGAGAGCTACCACGACTGCGTGCT GTTGTTCCTTTCACGTGGGGCCAACCCTGAGCTACGTAATAAGGAGGGGGACACAGCATGGGACCTGACCCCTGAACGCTCCGACGTGTGGTTTGCACTCCAGCTCAACCGCAAGCTCCGGCTCGGGGTGGGGAACCGCGCCATCCGCACTGAGAAGATTATCTGCCG GGATGTGGCTCGAGGCTATGAGAACGTGCCCATTCCCTGCGTCAACGGAGTGGATGGGGAACCCTGCCCCGAGGATTACAAGTACATCTCGGAGAACTGCGAGACCTCCACCATGAACATTGACCGCAACATCACCCACCTGCAG CATTGCACGTGTGTGGACGACTGCTCCAGCTCCAACTGCCTGTGCGGCCAGCTCAGCATCCGATGCTGGTATGACAAG GATGGGCGGCTGCTCCAGGAATTTAACAAGATCGAGCCCCCTCTGATTTTCGAGTGTAACCAGGCATGCTCCTGCTGGAGAAACTGCAAGAACCGGGTGGTGCAGAGCGGCATCAA GGTGCGCCTGCAGCTCTACCGAACAGCCAAGATGGGCTGGGGGGTCCGCGCCCTGCAGACCATCCCCCAGGGGACCTTCATCTGCGA GTATGTTGGGGAGCTTATCTCTGATGCTGAGGCCGACGTCCGGGAGGATGATTCTTACCTCTTCGACTTAGACAATAAG GACGGAGAGGTCTACTGCATTGATGCCCGTTACTATGGCAACATCAGCCGCTTCATCAACCACCTGTGTGACCCCAACATCATCCCTGTCCGCGTTTTTATGCTGCACCAAGATCTGCGGTTTCCACGCATCGCCTTCTTCAGTTCGCGCGACATCCGGACTGGAGAGGAACTAGG ATTTGACTACGGTGACCGCTTCTGGGACATCAAAAGCAAATATTTCACGTGCCAGTGTGGCTCTGAGAAGTGCAAGCACTCAGCTGAGGCCATCGCCCTGGAGCAGAGCCGCCTGGCCCGAATGGATCCTCACCCCGAGCTGCTGCCCGAGCTCGGCTCCCTGCCCCCCGTCAGCACCTGA
- the EHMT2 gene encoding histone-lysine N-methyltransferase EHMT2 isoform X7 — translation MAAAAGAAAAAAAEGEAPADMGALLLEKEPRGAAERVHSALGDAPRSEETLPKTTPESLEPSGPSSPASVTVTVGDEGADTPIGATPFIGEEPENLEGDGDLAGSRMLLGHATKSFPSSPSKGGACPSRAKMSMTGAGKSPPSVQSLAMRLLSMPGAQGTAAAGPEPPPATTSPEAQPKVHRARKTMSKPGNGQPPVPEKRPPEVQHFRMSDDVHSLGKVTSEVAKRRKLNTGGGLSEVEALAEQLSEEEEEEEEEEEEEEEEEEEEEEEDEESGNQSDRSGSSGRRKAKKKWRKDSPWVKPTRKRRKREPPRAKEPRGVSNDTSSLETERGFEELPLCSCRMEAPKIDRISERAGHKCMATESVDGELSGCNAAILKRETMRPSSRVALMVLCETHRARMVKHHCCPGCGYFCTAGTFLECHPDFRVAHRFHKACVSQLNGMVFCPHCGEDASEAQEVTIPRGDGVTSPAGTAAPLPPTLAQDAPGRADTSQPSARMRGHGEPRRPPCDPLADTIDSSGPSLTLPSGGCLSAVGLPPGPGREALEKALVIQESERRKKLRFHPRQLYLSVKQGELQKVILMLLDNLDPNFQSDQQSKRTPLHAAAQKGSVEICHVLLQAGANINAVDKQQRTPLMEAVVHNHLDVARYMVQRGGCVYSKEEDGSTCLHHAAKIGNLEMVSLLLSTGQVDVNAQDSGGWTPIIWAAEHKHIEVIRMLLTRGADVTLTDNEENICLHWASFTGSAAIAEVLLNARCDLHAVNYHGDTPLHIAARESYHDCVLLFLSRGANPELRNKEGDTAWDLTPERSDVWFALQLNRKLRLGVGNRAIRTEKIICRDVARGYENVPIPCVNGVDGEPCPEDYKYISENCETSTMNIDRNITHLQHCTCVDDCSSSNCLCGQLSIRCWYDKDGRLLQEFNKIEPPLIFECNQACSCWRNCKNRVVQSGIKVRLQLYRTAKMGWGVRALQTIPQGTFICEYVGELISDAEADVREDDSYLFDLDNKDGEVYCIDARYYGNISRFINHLCDPNIIPVRVFMLHQDLRFPRIAFFSSRDIRTGEELGFDYGDRFWDIKSKYFTCQCGSEKCKHSAEAIALEQSRLARMDPHPELLPELGSLPPVST, via the exons atggcggcggcggcgggagctGCAGCGGCGGCGGCCGCCGAG GGGGAGGCCCCCGCCGACATGGGGGCGCTTCTGCTGGAGAAGGAGCCCCGAGGAGCCGCGGAGAGAG TTCACAGCGCCCTGGGGGATGCTCCCCGGAGCGAGGAGACCCTACCCAAGACCACCCCTGAGTCCCTGGAGCCTTCTGGTCCCTCCTCCCCGGCCTCTGTCACTGTCACCGTGGGCGATGAGGGGGCCGACACCCCGATCGGGGCCACGCCGTTCATTGGAGAGGAACCCGAGAATCTGGAGGGAGATGGAGACCTGGCAGGGAGCCGCATGCTGCTGG gccatgccaccaagtCCTTCCCCTCGTCCCCCAGCAAGGGGGGTGCCTGCCCCAGCCGTGCCAAGATGTCAATGACAGGGGCTGGGAAGTCACCTCCTTCTGTCCAGAGCTTGGCCATGAGGCTGCTGAGTATGCCTGGGGCCCAGGGAACCGCAGCAGCAGGGCCTGAGCCCCCTCCAGCCACCACCAGTCCAGAGGCGCAGCCTAAGGTCCACCGAGCCCGGAAAACCATGTCCAAGCCGGGAAATGGACAG CCCCCGGTACCTGAGAAGCGGCCTCCTGAAGTGCAGCATTTCCGCATGAGCGACGATGTCCACTCGCTGGGGAAGGTGACCTCCG AAGTGGCCAAAAGGAGGAAGCTGAACACGGGAGGTGGCCTg TCTGAAGTTGAAGCTCTGGCAGAACAACTgagtgaagaggaggaagaagaggaagaggaagaagaggaggaagaggaggaggaggaagaagaagaggaggaagatgaggaatCGGGCAACCAGTCAGATAGG AGTGGCTCCAGTGGGCGACGCAAAGCCAAGAAGAAGTGGCGGAAGGACAGCCCCTGGGTGAAGCCGACTCGGAAACGCCGAAAGCGCGAGCCACCGCGGGCTAAGGAGCCACGAG GGGTGTCCAATGACACGTCTTCACTGGAGACAGAACGAGGCTTTGAGGAGCTGCCCCTGTGTAGTTGCCGCATGGAGGCCCCCAAGATTGACCGCATCAGCGAGAGAGCAGGTCACAAGTGCATGGCCACTGAAAGCGTGGATGGAGAG CTATCGGGATGCAATGCTGCCATCCTCAAGCGGGAGACCATGAGGCCATCAAGCCGTGTGGCGCTCATGGTGCTCTGTGAGACCCACCGCGCCCGCATGGTCAAGCACCACTGCTGCCCGGGCTGTGGCTACTTCTGCACTGCG GGCACCTTCCTGGAGTGCCATCCTGACTTCCGTGTGGCCCACCGCTTCCACAAAGCCTGTGTGTCCCAGCTGAATGGCATGGTCTTCTGTCCCCACTGTGGGGAGGATGCCTCTGAAGCCCAGGAGGTGACCATCCCCCGAGGCGATGGTGTTACATCCCCAGCTGGCACTGCAGCccctctgcccccaaccctggcccaGGATGCCCCTGGGAGAGCAGACACTTCCCAGCCCAG CGCCCGAATGCGTGGGCACGGGGAGCCACGACGTCCACCCTGTGACCCCCTGGCTGACACCATCGACAGTTCTGGGCCCTCTTTGACCCTGCCCAGTGGGGGCTGCCTGTCAGCTGTGGGGCTGCCACCAGGGCCAGGCCGAGAGGCCCTGGAAAAGGCTCTGGTCATCCAGGAGTCAGAGAG GAGGAAGAAGCTCCGGTTCCACCCCCGGCAGCTGTACCTGTCAGTGAAGCAGGGGGAGCTGCAGAAAGTGATCCTCATGCTGT TGGACAACCTGGACCCCAACTTCCAGAGTGACCAGCAGAGCAAGCGCACACCCCTGCACGCGGCCGCCCAGAAGGGCTCTGTGGAGATCTGCCATGTGCTGCTGCAG GCTGGAGCTAACATCAATGCAGTGGACAAGCAGCAGCGGACGCCCCTGATGGAGGCTGTGGTGCACAACCACCTGGACGTGGCCCGCTACATGGTGCAGCGCGGCGGCTGCGTGTACAGCAAG GAAGAGGATGGCTCCACCTGCCTCCACCATGCAGCCAAGATTGGGAACCTGGAGATGGTCAGCCTGTTGCTCAGCACGGGACAAGTGGATGTCAATGCCCAG GACAGCGGCGGGTGGACGCCCATCATCTGGGCCGCAGAACACAAACACATTGAAGTGATCCGCATGCTGCTGACACGGGGTGCTGACGTCACACTTACTGACAAT GAGGAGAATATCTGTCTGCATTGGGCCTCCTTCACTGGCAGCGCTGCCATTGCCGAGGTCCTCCTGAATGCCCGCTGCGACCTGCATGCCGTCAACTACCATGGGGACACGCCGCTGCACATCGCGGCCCGGGAGAGCTACCACGACTGCGTGCT GTTGTTCCTTTCACGTGGGGCCAACCCTGAGCTACGTAATAAGGAGGGGGACACAGCATGGGACCTGACCCCTGAACGCTCCGACGTGTGGTTTGCACTCCAGCTCAACCGCAAGCTCCGGCTCGGGGTGGGGAACCGCGCCATCCGCACTGAGAAGATTATCTGCCG GGATGTGGCTCGAGGCTATGAGAACGTGCCCATTCCCTGCGTCAACGGAGTGGATGGGGAACCCTGCCCCGAGGATTACAAGTACATCTCGGAGAACTGCGAGACCTCCACCATGAACATTGACCGCAACATCACCCACCTGCAG CATTGCACGTGTGTGGACGACTGCTCCAGCTCCAACTGCCTGTGCGGCCAGCTCAGCATCCGATGCTGGTATGACAAG GATGGGCGGCTGCTCCAGGAATTTAACAAGATCGAGCCCCCTCTGATTTTCGAGTGTAACCAGGCATGCTCCTGCTGGAGAAACTGCAAGAACCGGGTGGTGCAGAGCGGCATCAA GGTGCGCCTGCAGCTCTACCGAACAGCCAAGATGGGCTGGGGGGTCCGCGCCCTGCAGACCATCCCCCAGGGGACCTTCATCTGCGA GTATGTTGGGGAGCTTATCTCTGATGCTGAGGCCGACGTCCGGGAGGATGATTCTTACCTCTTCGACTTAGACAATAAG GACGGAGAGGTCTACTGCATTGATGCCCGTTACTATGGCAACATCAGCCGCTTCATCAACCACCTGTGTGACCCCAACATCATCCCTGTCCGCGTTTTTATGCTGCACCAAGATCTGCGGTTTCCACGCATCGCCTTCTTCAGTTCGCGCGACATCCGGACTGGAGAGGAACTAGG ATTTGACTACGGTGACCGCTTCTGGGACATCAAAAGCAAATATTTCACGTGCCAGTGTGGCTCTGAGAAGTGCAAGCACTCAGCTGAGGCCATCGCCCTGGAGCAGAGCCGCCTGGCCCGAATGGATCCTCACCCCGAGCTGCTGCCCGAGCTCGGCTCCCTGCCCCCCGTCAGCACCTGA